Proteins from a single region of Dysosmobacter acutus:
- a CDS encoding recombinase family protein: MARKSRYTDPVQADVPEQAAYQAAQYGRLSVEDGDDIERNSIGNQRKIAAHYAMGRDDIVIVEHYFDNGYSGMNYDRPDFQRMMEDVERGKINCIIVKDISRFGREFVSTSEYVERILPNMGVRLICINDGYDSIREEADTDLLMLPLKMVMNDSYARDISRKIRSGISAKMNSGEFLPAAGSIPYGYLRNVKENTYDIDSEAADVVKRIFTMRADGRAFNEIARTLNADGVPSPGRLRYERGLTKSEKYRDALWLPKTIRKIATDRVYLGYRIHGKIKRDKIGRNKTQRPEESWQIIENAHPAIVERELFEKIQRINQEELAKRERYGACNEVTVDHRSLFRGKVVCGECGHLLTAAKGCARPGAKSGSRVFFDCSTYKKSNHTQCSSHYIRQETLFHAIQHTLDQQVRIAVDFGKMLADVQKMPTIKAAKSAQTKKQVSLRVKRQNIENKLEQLLHDLTTGLITRDEYEYIKRRYNEQYAQIQSEEIALRETMKVAEMQLRSAEQWLAEVKRYQKIPVIDRPMIDLLIREIKVFQDRSVKIELNYADPCQPLYAYMDLYTEERHAV, from the coding sequence ATGGCAAGAAAGAGCAGATATACGGATCCTGTGCAGGCGGATGTGCCGGAGCAGGCAGCCTATCAAGCCGCACAGTACGGCCGCCTTTCGGTGGAAGACGGCGATGATATCGAGCGCAATTCCATTGGAAATCAGAGAAAGATCGCTGCGCATTATGCGATGGGCCGTGATGACATTGTAATTGTGGAGCACTATTTTGATAACGGCTACTCGGGTATGAATTATGACCGGCCGGATTTTCAGCGCATGATGGAGGATGTGGAACGGGGAAAGATCAACTGTATTATCGTGAAGGATATTTCCCGCTTTGGGAGAGAATTTGTGAGCACCAGCGAGTATGTAGAACGCATTTTGCCCAATATGGGTGTCCGCCTGATCTGCATCAATGATGGCTATGACAGCATCAGGGAAGAGGCAGACACCGACCTTCTGATGCTGCCGCTGAAAATGGTGATGAATGACAGTTATGCCAGAGACATCTCACGAAAGATCAGGAGCGGAATTTCGGCAAAAATGAACAGCGGAGAATTCCTGCCGGCCGCAGGCAGTATCCCATACGGCTATTTGAGGAATGTGAAAGAAAACACCTATGATATTGACTCAGAAGCCGCTGATGTTGTGAAACGCATTTTTACCATGCGGGCTGATGGGCGTGCTTTCAACGAAATAGCCCGAACGCTCAATGCGGACGGCGTGCCGAGTCCCGGGAGATTGCGCTATGAGCGCGGACTTACAAAATCCGAAAAGTATCGGGATGCGCTGTGGCTTCCCAAAACAATAAGAAAAATTGCGACCGATAGGGTGTATCTGGGATACCGGATCCACGGAAAAATCAAGCGGGATAAAATCGGACGGAATAAGACGCAAAGGCCGGAGGAAAGTTGGCAGATCATTGAAAATGCACATCCGGCCATTGTGGAACGGGAACTTTTTGAGAAGATTCAGCGCATCAATCAGGAGGAATTGGCAAAAAGAGAGCGCTATGGGGCGTGCAATGAGGTGACAGTGGATCACAGAAGTCTGTTTCGAGGAAAGGTTGTGTGCGGAGAATGCGGGCATCTGCTCACTGCGGCCAAGGGCTGCGCCCGACCCGGAGCAAAAAGCGGGAGCAGAGTGTTTTTTGATTGCAGTACCTATAAGAAGTCAAATCATACCCAATGCAGCAGTCACTATATCCGACAGGAGACCCTGTTTCATGCGATTCAGCATACCCTCGATCAGCAGGTCAGGATCGCTGTTGATTTTGGGAAAATGCTTGCAGATGTACAGAAAATGCCGACAATCAAGGCCGCTAAGAGTGCACAGACAAAAAAGCAGGTGAGTCTGCGCGTCAAACGGCAAAATATCGAAAACAAACTGGAGCAGCTTCTGCACGACCTGACGACCGGATTGATTACCAGGGATGAGTATGAGTATATAAAACGGCGCTACAATGAACAGTATGCGCAGATTCAGTCAGAAGAAATTGCACTTCGGGAAACTATGAAGGTAGCGGAAATGCAGCTTCGTAGTGCGGAGCAGTGGCTTGCGGAGGTGAAACGCTATCAGAAGATCCCTGTGATCGACCGCCCTATGATCGATCTGTTGATTCGAGAAATCAAGGTTTTTCAGGACAGGAGCGTGAAGATCGAACTGAATTATGCAGATCCGTGCCAGCCTCTATACGCTTATATGGACCTGTATACGGAGGAACGCCATGCCGTTTGA
- a CDS encoding recombinase family protein — protein sequence MPFEMQKDIMYFRLSEEDEEDKRESNSISSQRACVEQYLHDRPELGSNFEEIVDDGYSGTSLDRPGMRRLLAMIKRNQVRTVIVRDLSRFARNYLEAGYYLEIEFPSRGVRFISVNDGFDSEELGEDTGGLDLAIRNLVNQMYSHDISRKIKSVVDMKKYNGEYAFGAVPYGYKKGERHNTIVIDEPAAEIVRHIFSLATSGKSVSQIALTLNEDHVQTPSVYLADVRGRYKTRAFWTYDSVRNILGNRIYTGDTEVFKSHVMRVGSKRVRVIPEELRQVIPETHDAIISRSDYYLAHKVIKGVAPRKPTNGRRNPLSSYLVCGCCGNRLAKGKEANKTWLCSSARYTRDTSCEQVRMDDRKLQEVLLRAIRTQCELFDAKVKRLDEQKRKAGKDKVFFLQEIERCRKLMEQVEREKLKLYEQYAEGELSKEMFLSQKEEVSLNQNDIALQISLLQTRLEELKSLDGAAQNEIHLLREQTQYRGIAELTPAVMKELIRQIVIFPENRMRIEWNFRDEIVEQKSTEISMPSESA from the coding sequence ATGCCGTTTGAGATGCAAAAGGATATCATGTACTTCAGATTATCTGAGGAAGATGAGGAGGATAAGCGCGAGAGCAACAGTATTTCGTCACAAAGAGCCTGTGTGGAGCAATACCTGCACGATAGGCCGGAGTTAGGCAGCAACTTCGAAGAAATCGTAGATGACGGCTACTCCGGAACGAGCCTTGACCGTCCCGGGATGAGGCGTTTGCTGGCGATGATAAAAAGAAACCAGGTAAGAACGGTCATCGTTCGCGACCTATCACGTTTTGCAAGAAACTATCTGGAAGCCGGCTATTATCTTGAGATCGAGTTTCCGTCCAGAGGAGTACGCTTCATTTCTGTTAACGACGGCTTCGACAGCGAGGAACTGGGGGAAGACACCGGCGGACTCGATCTTGCGATCCGCAACCTTGTCAACCAAATGTACAGCCATGATATTTCCCGCAAGATCAAAAGCGTTGTGGACATGAAGAAATACAACGGCGAATATGCGTTTGGGGCGGTTCCCTATGGCTATAAAAAGGGGGAGCGGCATAATACCATTGTGATAGATGAGCCGGCGGCTGAGATCGTTCGCCATATCTTTTCGCTGGCGACTTCGGGAAAGTCTGTTTCGCAAATTGCGTTGACCTTGAATGAGGATCATGTGCAGACACCTTCCGTCTATCTGGCGGATGTGCGGGGGAGATACAAGACAAGAGCCTTTTGGACCTATGACTCGGTACGGAATATTCTCGGAAATCGCATTTACACCGGCGATACGGAGGTGTTCAAATCCCATGTGATGAGAGTAGGGAGCAAGAGAGTTCGCGTGATCCCGGAAGAGCTGCGGCAGGTCATTCCGGAAACGCATGATGCCATCATTTCCCGCTCGGACTACTATTTGGCGCATAAGGTGATCAAAGGCGTGGCGCCGAGAAAGCCGACAAATGGCAGGAGAAATCCGCTGTCTTCCTATCTGGTGTGCGGCTGCTGCGGAAACCGGCTGGCAAAAGGGAAAGAGGCCAACAAAACATGGCTTTGTTCCTCTGCAAGGTATACGAGAGATACCTCCTGCGAACAGGTGCGCATGGATGACCGGAAATTGCAGGAAGTCCTGCTGCGAGCCATTCGGACGCAATGCGAATTGTTTGATGCCAAAGTAAAAAGATTAGATGAACAGAAACGAAAGGCCGGAAAGGACAAAGTGTTTTTTCTGCAGGAAATCGAACGCTGCCGGAAACTTATGGAACAGGTGGAACGTGAAAAGCTGAAGCTGTACGAACAGTATGCTGAAGGGGAATTGTCGAAAGAGATGTTTCTGTCGCAAAAAGAGGAAGTGAGCCTGAATCAAAATGACATTGCGCTACAGATCAGCCTTTTGCAGACGCGGCTGGAGGAACTGAAAAGCCTTGACGGCGCTGCGCAAAATGAAATACACTTGCTTAGAGAGCAGACGCAATATCGCGGAATAGCGGAGCTTACACCGGCGGTGATGAAGGAACTGATCCGGCAAATCGTGATTTTCCCTGAAAACAGGATGCGGATCGAGTGGAACTTTCGGGATGAGATCGTAGAGCAAAAAAGCACTGAAATTTCAATGCCATCAGAAAGTGCATGA